From Deltaproteobacteria bacterium, a single genomic window includes:
- a CDS encoding DUF4431 domain-containing protein, whose product MKTLLALLALLTILPSAGHGQQQGWFHYDPSVSRIQGNLIQVTKYGKPTYGSEPETDEKVEVPILVLPTPIRVRTNPERRDALEPMTNVSFVQLIFPDDPAGNLKKYLDQTIVVSGTLALGRRGGHFTDVVMTVKVVNPTGKPL is encoded by the coding sequence ATGAAGACACTTCTAGCCTTGCTCGCACTCCTAACGATTCTGCCGTCGGCAGGCCATGGCCAGCAGCAAGGTTGGTTTCACTACGATCCTTCGGTTAGTCGGATCCAAGGCAACCTGATTCAAGTCACCAAATACGGCAAGCCCACCTACGGCAGCGAGCCCGAAACCGATGAAAAGGTTGAGGTGCCAATTTTGGTGCTGCCGACGCCGATTCGGGTGCGCACCAACCCCGAGAGGCGCGACGCGCTTGAGCCCATGACCAACGTCAGTTTCGTCCAGTTGATCTTCCCGGACGACCCTGCGGGCAACCTAAAAAAATATCTCGACCAAACCATCGTCGTTTCCGGCACCCTCGCGCTCGGCAGACGCGGCGGACACTTCACAGACGTCGTGATGACGGTCAAAGTGGTCAATCCGACGGGGAAACCGCTTTAA